The sequence GCGGTGAACGTGGTGGAGTGCTGAGTGGAGTAGGCGCGACATCGAGCCTTGAGTTCGGGCGGGTGCCGCCATCCGCAGTGGGAAAGATCCTGCAGTCGGCGGGGAGGCCGGCGGGGAACCCAAGGCGCGGCGACGCGCCTAGTCCTCACGCGAATACATCCCGCAAAGCTTTCCCATGTCCGTCGCGGGTCGCGTAGAACGGGCGGCTCTCGATGTCGAACTCGGTCTTGGGGCTGATCCCCATGGCGGTGAAAATGGTTGCGTGGAGATCCTCGATGCTGACCGGCTTGTCAGCGAGGCACGGCCTCTCATCCGCGGTGGCACCGTAGAGGAAACCTTTTTTCATCCCGCCGCCGAACATCACGACGGATGACCCGCCGGTGAAGTGCCGGTGCAGGCCGTAGTGCTTCATTTCCTTGAGCACATCAGTCTTGGCACGGGATTGGTCCTTTGCGCTGGAGCCCGGCACACCCTCGATCATCATGTCGCGGCTGAACTCGCTGGCGATGATGACGAGCGTGCGATCCAGCATCCCGCGCTCCTCCAGGTCCTTGATGAGACGGGCGATGGGGCGGTCGATCTGCTGCTTCATCCGCTCCGCCGTGGTATGGCCGTTCTCGTGCGTGTCCCAGTGGAGAAAGGGCACATACTCGGTGGTGACCTCGACGAAGCGGGCGCCGTTTTCAACAAGCCTCCGCGCCAGCAGGCAGCCCTGGCCGAACTGTCCGGTGTCATATTCGTCAAACACCTCTTTCTTCTCCTTGGAGAGGTCAAAGGCCTCGCGTTCCTTGGAGCCGAGCAGGCGGTGGGCGTTGTCGAGCGAGCGAAGCATGGATTCCTGGTGGTAATCGCTCAGCTGCTCCGACTTCGGCGAGTTTTTCAGGAGATCTTCCAAGGCCTTGTAGCGTTTTGCGAAACGATCCGGGGACATTCCGCCCGGCGGCTTCACGGCCTGCGATGCCTCATGGGGGAAAGGCAGGTTCATAGGGCCGAACTCGCTGCCGAAAAAACCGCCGGTTGTGAAGGCTTTCAATTCCTCGCTCTCCCCCACCCCTTCGAGGCGCTGGCCGATGTTGATGAAGGGCGGCATGACCTCGTTGCGCCCGCCCAGCACCTTTGCCATCCATGCGCCGATGTGCGGGGCGGCGACGGTCTGGGGCGGCACGTATCCGGTGTGCCAGTGGTATTGGTGG comes from Akkermansiaceae bacterium and encodes:
- a CDS encoding DUF1501 domain-containing protein, which gives rise to MNPDWYNEALPQQTRRNFLRALGASTAATFLGGAPRSMAAERKSIHPAATADSCILLWMAGGMAAPETFDPKAYLPYEVGTPVEKIISTFPAIDTAVDNIKICKGLENIASVMDRATLIRSHVQADLGSILHSRHQYHWHTGYVPPQTVAAPHIGAWMAKVLGGRNEVMPPFINIGQRLEGVGESEELKAFTTGGFFGSEFGPMNLPFPHEASQAVKPPGGMSPDRFAKRYKALEDLLKNSPKSEQLSDYHQESMLRSLDNAHRLLGSKEREAFDLSKEKKEVFDEYDTGQFGQGCLLARRLVENGARFVEVTTEYVPFLHWDTHENGHTTAERMKQQIDRPIARLIKDLEERGMLDRTLVIIASEFSRDMMIEGVPGSSAKDQSRAKTDVLKEMKHYGLHRHFTGGSSVVMFGGGMKKGFLYGATADERPCLADKPVSIEDLHATIFTAMGISPKTEFDIESRPFYATRDGHGKALRDVFA